DNA from Ovis aries strain OAR_USU_Benz2616 breed Rambouillet chromosome 15, ARS-UI_Ramb_v3.0, whole genome shotgun sequence:
TTAATTATTACTTAACACACGCACgcagcttttttttttggccatgccctgtggcacaggatcttagttccccagccaggaatggaACTCACAGCCCCCCATAGAGAGGCATGGAGTCTTAAAccccggaccaccagggacgtcctcaTGCAGCTCTTGGCAAACACCAACTTTTCAAGACATGGCATTGGGCATCAGGTAGTAAAAGAAGTTACAGTAAACTCTCCAGACAACAGCAAGTTCCCAATGCAAGATATTATTCAGTTAGCTACATGGTCTTGTTTCTGTTAAAATTCTCCATTGAAGGGAAACATATTACTTCCTAGTAGAAAGGACCTGAGCTCTGAGCAAGtttgaagcagagagagagacaggccgATAGTGGAAGACATGGCTCTGTAAAGGAAGAAGGCTTCCAAACCAGGAGTCGGGGTCACTGAGCACCATTACCCTGTGCCCCAGGCTGCCAGTGACCACAATTCCCACCCAGATGTTTGTGAAGAACGGGTGGCCACTGGTGGCTGTTTATTTCACTGGCATCTGGGAAATCTGGCAGAACTCGCTGCCCCTTCCTGGTCTGGACACTTTCTAAGCCCTAGATTCCTAAGAAAGGCATTGAACACTTATTATCAACCGTCTTCTAAAGGAACATTCCTACGGGAGGACCATCCCCCTCCAGACTTCTTTGTCCGTGCAGTCTCCTGGCCAGCCTTGATAAGAGAGGCGCTTTCACCGGGCGTTCTCTTAAACGCCGCCTTAGGATCCAAAGTGGAAAGAGGACGGCTGATTAACCTGTCCAGGCAACTGTTCCCTGGCGCATGTGGCAGTGGAGATCATGGCAGATTCTCCTGCTGATTCCACCTCCTCTTCACGGGTGATTCAAGCTTAGAAAGCTTTTTTAAGCCAATGAATCACTAGAATAGGAATGCATCTTGCATCACCTTAATCTAAAACCTTTCTTTATGGATGGATTTCTGCTGTCTTTTCTGAACATTGTGTTTTCagaatattatatgtatatatatgtcttaCTCAGCTTGTTATAATGCATATTTAAGTGATTTACAATCATCACCATAAACAtgaatattgtataatatttctctttactatttattgaaatataattgatttacaatattattttagtttcagttgtacaacaTAATAATTTGCTCTTTTAAacactgcaaaatgatcaccgCTAGAAGCCTAGTTACCGCCTGTCACCATGCAAAGTCATTACAATGTTAAAGCCTACATTCCTAACGCTGCACATTACACAGCATGACACTTattttatagctgaaagtttACACTTCTTAATCTCCCTCATCTATTCGGTTCATCCCCCTCCTATGGAAACCACCaacttgttctctgtatctatgagtcttttttttgtttgttttcttacatttgttcatttgtttttttttttaggttttataagtaagtgaaattatatagtatttgtcttcccCTGACTTATTCCACTAAGtgtaataccctctaggtccgtTCAGGTTGTCGTGAAATGAAAGGTTCatcttttttgtgactgagtactattccattacacatatttgcatatatatgtcACATTTTTATCCATTACATTTTAGATATATCTAATATATCCAATATTTGGGATATATCCAGTATATTCAATATATCCTATATGTTGATGGACTCTTagcttgcttccatatcttggctactgtaaataatgctgccatgaacttTGAGATGCATGCAACAGTttgactttatgtttttgttttcttcataaaaatgcccagaagtggaattgctagatcttTTGGTagatctgtttttaatattttgaggaaccatcatatgttttccatagtggattTCACCAActtatgttcccaccaacagggcacaaaggttcccttttctccacatcttcatcaacacttgatatttgttgccttttttttatAAGAGCTATTCTGACAGgtgagctcactcaaactcatgtccattgactcttggattccatccaaccatctcatcctctgtcatccccttctcctcctgccttcaatctgtcccagcatcagggtcttttccagtgaaccagCACTTTGcgtcacgtggccaaagtattggagtttcagcttcagcttcggcttcagtccttccaaagactattcaggaccgatttcctctaggattgactagaGGATCAAGTTAAGTTGATCAACCAAGGTCAagttagttggatctccttgcagtccaagggaccctcaagagtctttgccaacaccacagttcaaaagcatcagttcttcagcactcagctttctttatgacccaactctcatatccatacatgactactggaaaaaccatagccttgactagatggacctttgctggcaaagtaatgtctgctttttaatatgttgtctaggttggtcaaaactttccttccaaggagcaaggatcttttaatttcatggctgctgtcactatctgcagtgattttggagcccccaaaaataaagtcagccactgtttccactgttttcccatctatttcccatgaagtgatgggaccagatgccatgatcttcattttctgaatgtcgagctttaagccaactttttcactctcctctttcactttcaacaagaggctcttaagttctttgctttctgccataaggatggtgtcatctatgtgtctgaggttattgctatttttcctggcagtcttgattctagcttgtgcttcatccagcctggcagttctcatgatgtactctgcatataagttaaataagcaggatgacaatatacagctttgactttctcctttcccaatttggaaccagtctgttgttccatgtcccattcaaactgttacttcttgacctgaatacacatttctcaagaggcaggtaaggtgttctggtattcccatctcttgaagaattttccaaagtttgttatggtctacatagtcaaaggctttggcatagtcaataaaacagaagtagatgtttttctggaactctcttgctttttcaatgacccaaaaCATGTTGGAAATTCTATCTCTGGtttctatgccttttctaaatccagcttgaacatatggaagtttatgatttatgtactgttgaagcctagcttggaaaaaaatttttttaattaatttattttttattgaaggataatagctttacagaattttgatgttttctgtcaaatctcaacatgaatcagccataggtatacatatatccctcccttttgaaactccctcctatctccctccccgtCCTACCCctgtaaattgatacagacactatggaagatggtatggatgtagcttggagaattttgagcattactttgctagtgtgtgagatcagtgcaattgtgtggtagtttgaatattctttggcattgcctttctttgagattgaaatgaaaactggccttttccagtcctgtgaccactgctgagttttccaaatttgctggcatattgagtgcagcactttcacagcatcatctttcaggatttgaaatagctcaactggaattccatcacctccactagctttgttcctagtgatgcttactaaggcccacttgacttcacacttcaggatgttgggctctaggtgagtgatcacaccatcatggttatctgggtcatgaatatctttcttgcatagttcttctttgtattcttgacacctcttcttaatatacttaaaatgcttctgttaggtccataccatttctctcctttactgagcccatctttgcatgaaatgttcccttggtacctctaattttcttgaagagatctctagtctttcctagtctattgttttcctctatttctttgcagtagtcactgaggaaggctttcttatctctccttgctactctttggaactttgcatttaaatgagtatatctttctttttctcctttgccttttgcttctcttcttttctcagctatttgtaaggcaccctcagacagccattttgcctttttccatttcttttccttggggatggtcttgctccctgtttcctgtacaatgtcacgaacctctgtccatagttcttcaagcactctgtcagatctaatcccttgaatctatttctcacttccactgtataatctgtaagggatttgatttcgatcatacctgaatggtctagtggttttcctattttcttcattttaaatctgaatttttcaataaggagaagagtggagaaataactccagaaagaatgaagctgctgctgctgctgctaagttgccccagtcgtgtccaactctgtgcaaccccatagacggcctcccaccaggcgcctctgtccctgggattctccaggcaagaacactggagtggctttccatttccttctccaatgcatgaaagtgaaaagtgaaagtgaagtcgctcagttgtgtccaactcttaacgacctcatggactgcaacctaccaggctcctccatccatgggattttccaggcaagagtactagagtggggcgccattgccttctccgaaagaatgaagagacagagccaaagtgaaaacaacgcccagttgtgggtgtgactggtaatggaagtaaagtccgatgctgtaaagagcaatattgcataggaacctggaatgttaggtccatgaatcaaggcaaattggaaatggtcaaacaggagatggcaagagtgaacattggcattttaggaatcagtgaactaggatggactggaatgggtgaatttaactcagatgatcattatatctactactgtgggcaggaatcccttagaggaaatggagtggccatcacagtcaacaaaagattctgaaatgcagtacttggatgccatctcaaaaaatgacacaatgatctctgttcgtttccaaggcaacccattcaatatcatggaaacccaagtctatgctccaaccagtaacgctgaagaagctgaagttgaatggttctatgaagatctacgagaccttctagaactaacacccaaaagagttgttcttttcatcataggggaccggaatgcaaaagcaggaggTCAGATCCCTCGAATAACAGGCGAGTTTGGGCTTggaagaagcagggcaaaggctaacagagttttgccaagagaacgcactgctcatagcaaacaccctctccagtgactcaagagaagactctacatgtggacatccccagatggtcaatatggagatcagattgattatattctttgcagccaaagatggaaaagctctatacagtcaacaaaaacaagaccaggagctgactgtggctcagatcatgaactccttgaaCATCACAGGCAGGATTCAAAAATGTCACATTCTTTACATGTACtgttaattttgcattttattacatcacattgaaattatttatttttacatcatGTCTCCTACTAGAGAGTGAAATTCCTGGGgaagttgttgctgtttagtcactcacttatgtctgactctttgtgactgcacaccaggctccatgagattttccaggcaagaatagtagagtggattgccatttccttctccagggaatctttccaacccagggatcgaagcctggtctcctgcaagtctcctgcactggcaggtggattcctctcCACCgaggccccagggaagccccagtgtgatTACCCATTCTCTCTCATCGCTTAGCCCGTTAGGAAGTGTCCACTAAATGCTGGCTAAACAGAAGAATGTGTGAATACCTGTCGGGCCTGCTGACTGAAGACTTATTCTAAGCTCATTTCTGTGGTTCAGAATAGAACAGGACATTGTCACAGTCTTTTAACCAGGTCTTGCttcaagaaatttatttttttttcttctcattttatttttattttcaagagttTTGTTAACGTATAGCTCACAAATCATAAATCCATCCATTTTAAGTGTGTAATAATTTTAGTAGACTGGCATCCTCCCCACAATCcacttttagaacatttccatcactcaaGAAAAGATCCCCTGTGCACACTGGAGGTCTCCTTGCATTCCCACTGTAATTTTGGACAGTGTGCTGCGGTCTCTAAGCGCGGTCCCTCGTCTATTATTTGGGATGACATGTGTCCTTGATCCCCCACAAAGAGACACAAGTGTCACAGCTGTGAGAATAAAGGAGAGTAACACATGCTTATGGAGTTCAGGGTTTTGTATTTTTCCCCCAAGTACCTGTGGTGACGGAGACAGCGTCAGGGAAAACCTGGAACAACCGGCGCTGCTGCAGACGGTGTACGGAGTCTTAATTCTGCAGTTCCAGACTGGAGCACATGTATTGCTCTTAATGGTTGCCTTTACCATTGTTTTCCATGACAATCAAGTCCCTTAGGCTTATTCTGGCCCCTAAGTTTATCAGTACCGGTACTCATTCTTACAACAGTCATGcctatttcaaataaataatttgtcTTCCCTTCCAAGGATAAAGCTATTCACCTGCAATCTCATCAGGGTGTGGCTCCATCAGTAACTCCCTTTCTGCTATTTACTTTCCAAGGCTACCTGTCAAGTCTTGCTTCTGTTTATGAATATACCCATGTCACGGActtcctttttatctttatccatccattctGGATGGGACAGTCCTCTCTCCCAATGGTGAGATCAGACAGAATGATCTAAATAAGAGAGCACCTTTATTACTGCAGTCACAAGGCATGTGTGTTCATGGAATGAGCCTTCGTGGTCCTGCTTTGCATGCTTTGGAGGCTTCTCTTCAACTATGTATCAGAGGTTATTTTCATCAACTCCAAATATAAATCTCTCTGGTGAATTTATAAGACATAGTCAGAAGATGCTCTTGGCAACTTTTGAACGGCTAAAAGGAATCTGAACATCCTGTCTAAGCACAGTACAGCAGCCAGCGGGTAGACAGTAAGCAAGGCTTCAGGGGCTTGTTTTTCTAGCTCCACTCTACCCTTCTCAGGCACTTCTCTGCCCTTGATTCTTTTcaacttaatttaaaataaatacaagggAAGCTAGAAGAACGCAGAAGAGTGCAATAAAAAAAGCACAAAATCCTGGCACCAGAAGCAGCTGCTAATAATACCACTGACTTTCTAGGGGAGCTCACAAGTGATCTCCCATTATCCACTCCCTAAGGCTCTGTGAGAACTCTGCACCTCATTCACCAAGGAGAGGAGCTGGTCAGTGCTGCTGGGCTGGACAAAGTGCTTGTGAAGTCTCTCTCTGGGGAGTCCACGCCCAAGGTGCTAGGCTAAGCATAGACTGTAAGGGTCTGAAACTCATACATTTCacttattgaaatatagttgatttacactgctgtgttaattacttctgtacagcaaagcaattctgttatatatacatatacatttttggaATATTCATTATGGTTTCTCATAGGATTTTGAATTTAGTTCTCTGTGCTAAAgtgagcttcccaggtaatgctagtggtagagaacccacctgccaatgcaggcagacCTGAGGGacgtgggttccacccctgggtcgggaagatctcctggcggagggcacagcaacccactccagtattcttgcctggagaatgccatggacagaggagcctggcaggctgcaatccatagtgttgcagacagtcagacacaactgaagcgacttagcatgcatgccttgtaaccccatggactgcaggactccaggcctccctgtccttcaccatctcacggagcttgctcaaactcatgtccattgagtcggtgatgtcatccaaccatctcatcctctgttgtccccttctcctcccaccttcaatgttttccagcatcagggcctttgccaatgagtcagttcttcacatcaggtggccaaagtattggagcttcaacttcagcctcagtccttccaatgaatattcaggactgatctcctttaggatggactggttagatctctttgcagtccaagggactctcaagagtcttctccaacaccacagttcagaagcatcagctctttggctctcagtcttctttatggtccaactctcacatccatacatgactactggaaaaaccatagctttaactagacggacctttgttggcaaagtaatgtctcttctttttaatatgatgtgtaggttggtcatagcttttcttccaaggagcaatcttTAAATcccatggctgtagtcactgtctgcagtgattttggagtccaagaaaataaagtctgtcactatttccattgcttacccatctctttgccatgaagtaatgggaccggatgccatgatcttcatttttgaatgttgagttttaagccagctttttcactgtcctttttcactttcatccagaggctctttagttctgtttcatagataggctCATCTGTGTCACATTTAGACTCCACATATCAGTGACATCACAGGGCATTACTCCTGACTGACTTTGCTTAGGGTGGTGCTCTCTGGTTGCCCACATGTTTCTGCAAGTGGCGCTGCTCTGTTCTTTTCATGGCGAGTGCTATTCCAGGCTGTATCTGCACCACGTCTTCTTCACCTggtcctctgttgatgggaattaggttgtttccatgccgtGGCTATTGTGTATAGGGCTGCTACGCACATAGGAGTCCATGTATCTCTTTTACTTAtaattttgtctggatatatgcccaggggggagatttctggatcatgtggtaattctagttttagttttctgaggacaccccatactcttttcccagtggcTGCAcaaacttacattcccatcaacaatacAGGAGGGGGTCCCTTTTATCAACATCCTtctcagcatttgttatttgtagactttttaatgatggccattctgactggtggtacctcactgtagtttcgatttgcctttctctccgttttcagtaaagaatccacctgcaatgcaggagagcaagttcaatccttgggtcaggaagatctcctggagaaggaagtattggaacttcagcttcagcagcaatccttccagtggatattcagtaTGGATTTCCTTTAAGCAATACtgatttgatgtccttgcagtccaccaagggactctcaagagtcttgcctagcaccagagttcaaaagcatcaattattcagtgcccagctttctttaagCTCCAACTCTCaaatcagtacatgactactggaaaaaccatagctttgactattacagacctttgttggcaaaatgatgtctctgctttttaatatactgtctaggtttgtcatagctttccttccaaggagcaggcgtcttttattTTCCCCTAGTACAAATTTATGAAAACTATCctggtttctttaaaaagatcatCAAGACAAAAAATGTTCATCTCATGtagtttcagaaaaagaagaacagagtACTGCTTAGGAATTCATCTGATTACTCAGCCTCTGTCATGATTGATTAATCTCAGAACCTTTATCATTCTTGAGAAATTCCTGCACGGGGATTCTATGTCCTAAACACCTATGTCTTTTGGTAATTTGAAGGGCAGAATAAAAGGTATTTACACAGGTATTCTGTGTAAATAGGCTCCTCTTATTTAAGGACCTTATCACTCTTTCATGAAGATCATGTTTTTTGCAGTTGAAGCAATTTGAAATTTTACATAATGAAACTTCTCTGCTGGCTGTGACATTGATTTTAAGCAGGTGTATCAGAGATCATAATTatatttggccataaaaatgttaaggaTCCAACTGGGGAAAATATGTGGCATTTCAGGAGTTACTTTTCTTTGTCAACTCTGGTCTAGTCTCAACCCCAGTCCAGTCTTGGTCATTAGGCTAAAGCTGAGGAAAATCTGAATGGGATACTAATAGATGTTAGTGCTGAAAAAGACATtagatcaaacctatgtccaccATCCTATATATCTAGCTTGCCTTGACAAAATCCTATCCAATAACTGTAACTCAGGAACACGGAATTTTCTGGGACTCAGGAACATGGAGTCCTAGAAGCAGAAACTTCAAGCTGTACTGCCTACAGGTGTCCAACACTTGCTTTTAGTTCTTACCACATGAATATTCCCTGGGATTTTGAATTTTCCCTTCtgaacataaaaggaaaaatgaacagaatgCCTTTTACCAAGAATAGTCTcctgaattatattttttatttctggccTAAAGATTATGCAAATCAGAATCCTaccagaaaataaacaagagtGCTCTCTGTCCCAGCCTCAGTACTTGAGTATTTCTCTGCACCTTGTAACAGTTCCAACCATCGTTATGAGGGAAATAGAAGAATCTAGACTTTCTCAAGCACCAGAGTGCATCTACCAGACTTTTCTCATGTATCAGCTTCTTATAGCTAATTTTACAAACCACTTTCCACTTGTTAATTATGGGAAAAACAACTTCCTAGTGGAGACTTGGTCCACtcaaaaagcaaaagcaacaagaaaagtAACATAAAGACATTGTTGGATGTGCCGAAATCAGGCACTGGATCATCTCACCAGCAAAGGGCCATGTTCTGATTCCCTTTTCCAGTTACACAGTGAAGAAGGAAGAACAGAGATGACTGTATAGcaataacagattaaaaaattgTCTAAGTGTCTCTAACAAGCCAACTGATCAACCAAATCTCAAATATGACAGACCTGTTGAGCACTCTTGTTGCAACAAATGTATTTTTGTATGAAGTTAACAAATCTTTGCTCTCTtatgtttacttttgctttaaacAAGTCCATAAATGAAGTGATGAATTCATGATTTTCAGAAGAATAGGTTAAATGAGAGAAGTAACAGAATGAGTTAGGAAATTCTTTCTTCAAAGAGCTCAGTACTGATAGTGATTCTTGTCCTGCCTAAAGTGAGATGCTGTGGGGAGGCTTGCTGGTCTCCTGGCAGCCTTGATCGACTTGGTCCACTGGCACCATTGGTCCGTGAGGTAGTACCTGCTAAGGGATGGGACATTGAAGGGGAAGAGTCACATCACCAGAACTTCTTGGCCTATTGATATATTAGGCCATCACTGATGAAGCATGGAGAtaatgaacttccagatacttCTCATGTGTTGTCCTCTCCTTGCGCCAGCCGTGGGTTGACATCAGAAGACGATAGTAATTATAACTCACTCTGCAGTTAGGAGAGTTGTGGATCAATGTTTTAGCTGACATTTCTCCTACAGCGTGCAGCTGAAATAAATCCCGTAGTCAGTAACACCAGGAAAAGAGTTTCTTCTTCCACACGTTTAGGGCATCTTTGATTTCCTTGTTCCGCAAGCTATAGATCAATGGATTTAGCATGGGGATTATAACAGTGTACAAGACAGACGCCAGTTTGTTCTGGCTCGAGGAGCCGCCAGAATCCGGGTACATGTAAACAAAGATGCCCGAGCCGAAGAAGAGGACCACTGCTGTCATGTGGGAGGCACAAGTGCTGAAGGCTTTGGACCGGCCTTCAGCTGAAGTGATCTTCACAATGGTGGCGACAATGTAGCCATAGGATATCATGATAACCAAGACAGACATGAGCCCAAAGATGACTGTGAGCACAGATGTCATGACTTGAAAGAACAAGGTGTCCGAGCAGGATAAGGCTAGCAGTTGGGGCAGGTCGCAGAAGAAATGGTTGATGATGTTTGGTCCACAGAAGTGGAGCTGAAGTAAGGCACACAACTGAACGAATGAGCCAAGGAATCCAGTTATACAAGATCCTGCCACCATCTGCACGCAGAGAGAAGGGGACATGGTTGCTGTGTAGAGCAGAGGGCTGCAGATGGCGACGTAGCGATCATAAGCCATGGCTGCCAGCAGACAGCACTCAGTCAGACCCAGGCTAGAGAACAAGAGGTACTGCACGGCGCACCCCAGAAAGGAGATGAGCTTATGCTTCCTGAAGAAGTCTGAGAGCATTCTAGGAGCTATGGTGGAAACATAGCAAGTGTCCAGCAAGGACAGGTTACTGAGGAAAAAGTACATAGGCGTGTGCAAACGGGAGTCCATCCTGATGAGGACGATGAGCCCCAGGTTCCAAGACACTGTCGCCAGGTAGATCCCTAGGAATATTGAAAAGAGGACAGCAGTGAGCTGTGGAAACTCAGAGAACCCCAAGAGAATGAACTCTGTGATTGTTGTACTGTTCCTTCCTCCAGCCATCGCccttgtggggggggggggggcggttcctCAGATCTGTAGGAAAAGGATAAATCTTTAAGTCAATTGTTACCCCAGTGTCCATGGGAAGAAACTGCCTTCAACCCACACCGAACACAGAATCGAGGGAAATAGTGaacaattttaaaagcaataaccCTGGTTAACTTTGCCCCTAACTGATCGTTCTGTGTGCCAGAGTTCCCACGTGTACAAGAGggcagcccagggagctcagcctggcgcTGTGATGGCCCAGCAGGGCGGGGTAGCAGATGGCTGGGGAGACTCAGGAGGAAGGGATGTATGGACACAGACGGCTGAgacctgctgtgcagcagaaatgaaAACCGCATCGTGGAGCAGCTATGCTccaattaacttttttaaatttaaaaagagtatgTTGCACTTTTCAATATTAACCCACCTACCTATCACAAAGACAAAAGAACCTATAGTAACGTTTGGAAAGCCCTTCTTAAAAGATGGGtgatttggtggctcagacagtaaagcgtctgcctgcaatgcaggagacctgggtttgatccctggatgggaaagatcccctggagaaggaaatggcaacccactccagtattcttgcctggaaaattccatagacagaggagccttgtagactatagtccatggggtcgcaaagagtcggacacgactgagtgacttcacttcttcttaAAAGATACTTGGGAAATTTTAGGATATTATTAATGAGATTATAACTCCTGTATTTAGTTTAGTGACTAAAAACACGGTCTTAGATACTACATAGGTGTTCTGGAGTGTGACTCTGCCAACTGTGAGCTTTATGACTCCAAACAGATTGGTCTCCTTCTACTTAATTGACTTCTTCAGAAagctagaaaaataattatataacttATAATGTAATAACTTTATAATAATGTAACTTTATATAATGTAATaacttatttattataaaaataataaataacttatAAGATTTGTTTGAAGTTAAATTAGGTCTGTTT
Protein-coding regions in this window:
- the LOC101110869 gene encoding olfactory receptor 5AN6-like; amino-acid sequence: MAGGRNSTTITEFILLGFSEFPQLTAVLFSIFLGIYLATVSWNLGLIVLIRMDSRLHTPMYFFLSNLSLLDTCYVSTIAPRMLSDFFRKHKLISFLGCAVQYLLFSSLGLTECCLLAAMAYDRYVAICSPLLYTATMSPSLCVQMVAGSCITGFLGSFVQLCALLQLHFCGPNIINHFFCDLPQLLALSCSDTLFFQVMTSVLTVIFGLMSVLVIMISYGYIVATIVKITSAEGRSKAFSTCASHMTAVVLFFGSGIFVYMYPDSGGSSSQNKLASVLYTVIIPMLNPLIYSLRNKEIKDALNVWKKKLFSWCY